From the genome of Ralstonia insidiosa:
GCCGCGCGGAAACAGGATGAAATCACCTTCGCGCAGGGCGAGTGTGCGGCCGCTGGTTTCCACCAAACATGTGCCAGCCAGCACCAGGTGGAAGATCACCTGACCCTCCGGCTCAGGATCATGCGGGATCGAGAAGGGGCCTTGGAACAGGCAGCGCAAATCAAGACTGGCCTGCGGGCGGGTCAACTGAATGAATTGGCTGAGCGCATCCATTGAGACGATCTCGATAAAAATTGCTTGAATCGAGTATTCAACGGATCGAGCGCAAAGACAATACTCTTTCCAACGGCGCAGGCATCGGGCCAGCGCCACACCACCGGGAGCACATCATGCTGAACTGGGTTGAGTATCGGAAGGAATTGCTGGGGCGCATTGGCGAGATCGGCAAGATCACGCCGGATACCGTCAAGGGCTATCAAACGCTGTCGGGCGCGAAGACCGGCAGCCTGGATGCCAAGACGCGTGAACTGATTGCCCTGGCCGTGGCGGTGACGACGCGCTGCGATGGCTGTATCACCGTGCACACTGCTGAAGCGCTCAAGCACGGCGCCACGCATGAAGAGATTGCCGATGCGCTGAGCGTGGCGATTTCGCTCAATGCCGGTGCAGCGCTGGTGTACTCGGCGCGCGTGATGGACGCGGTGCAAGCGTACGAGAAGGTCTGAGAGACCCGAGCGCGCTGGCTAGCGCGTGATTCGCAACCGGCAGGTGGCCTGGCGTGTTTCGCCAGGGGCGAGCAGGTGCAGGCCTTCGCCGTGGTGGATGGCGTTGGGTAGGCCCATCCAGGGCTCAACGCAGTAGAAGTCGGACGTGGCGTTTTCCGTCCAGGAGGTGATGGCGTGCCAGAGTGCCGGCGCGCCATCCACCTCGATGTGGATACGGCGGCCGAGTGGCGCATCTGCGTGCGGCGGAATGATGAGCGTGGCCGCGCCGGCGGCGTCAAGCAGGTGATAGCGATCCTGCAGTGCCGGGTCGTCGAGGTGGTAGGTGGTCTGTCCAGGTTCCTGCATATCGAGGCTGCCATCGGCCAATTGGCGTGAAAGCCGCGATGGCGGCATCGACAGCTCAGCCGCACTGCGCAGCGCATGCGGCAGCGCGAAATAGAAATGGTGGCCGGCGTAAAACGGCATCGGCGCCTGGATATCGCCTTTGTCGAGGTGCTTGACCGAGAACGTTGCCTCCAGCCCGTCAATCAGCAGTCGATACGTGATGCGAAATTCGAGTGCGAACGGATAGCCTTCGCGCGTTTGCGGGCCGTCACGCAGCAGCATGACGATGTGCGTGTCGCTCGCGTCTTCCACCTCAAACGGCAGGTCTCGTGCAAAGCCGTGTTGCGGCAGGGCATGTCGTTGCCCGCGTGCGTCGCGCCACTGGCCGATCTCGCCGTCGACAAAGTGCCGGCCGATGAAGGGAAACAGCAGCGGGTTGCCGCCACGTACCTTGGCCGGATTGGACCAGTCCGCATGCTCTGGCCAGAACAGGATCTCTTCACCGAGATGGCGCCAGCGCACGAGCCGGCCGCCAGCTTCCGGAGCAAGCAGCAGCATGGAGCCTTTCGCGCTCGGGCCGTCAACATCACCAATGCGGACTAGCGTGCGGTCTTGGAAGCGGGCAGTGGGCAGGTCGAACATGCGTGGTCGGGTAGGGTGACTTGTTGGTGTGGGGTTCGCGTACTAGATTGTCAATGCGTTTTGCCCGGAGGGAAACCATGTCCGCCAGCCGTTACGCCAATCCGTCAGTCAATTGGGCGGGCCGCGCGCGCAGCCTGATGCATCCCGCACACACTGTTCCGCCCCCTGACGAGCCATCGCCGCCGGGTATTCCTCCTGATTTGCCGTCGCCCGATGAAACCCCGCCGCCGGTCGAGCCACCGGAGGTGTTGTGGCTGTGATGTGTTGTTACCAATCGTCACAGCTTTACGCAAAGCGGTTCGTAAGATAGCGTCAGTCCTCGCGCGACTTGCGCATCTCTACAACGACAATACGAGCCTAATCATGTCGATTCTTCCGCGTCTGACCCTGTGTGCTGTGCTGGCGGCTTCCATGGCCGGCTGTGTGGTGGCCCCGCCGCAGCAAACTCGCACGGTGGTGGTGCACGAACCCGCGCCGGCTCCGGCACCGGTTGATCCGCGCGCCCGCTTTGACCAAGTGCAGGGCCGCATCGCCGAGGAATTCCATCGCGTCGACGTGCGCCAGTCGCAGGGCTATATCGATCCGTACCGCGGCGACGGCCTGCGTGATCGCCTGCGCCGCATCCGCCAGGAAACCAACGACATGGCCAGCCAGCACAATGGCGGCCTGTCCGGCGACGAGCAGCGTGCGCTGAACGACGAGCTGGGTGCCGTGGCACGCGACATCAACCGTTAAGCCGCGCTTCCCGCCCCATCATTCGCCGATGCTGCGCTGCGGTATCGGCGAAATGCATTGTTGCGCCGCCGAGCGTGCGCATTCGGTGCGCACCCGGCGGAAGCTGGTACGCTTGCGTTCCTCCTGAACGTGCAAGCCCGCATCTGACGCGGCTTGTTGTAGCCCGTCCTGACGGCCTCCTGCCGTGCGAAAGATCATCCACTGCGACTGCGACTGCTTCTACGCCGCCATCGAGATGCGCGATGACCCGCGCCTGGTCGGCGAGCCGCTGGCCGTTGGCGGGCGGCCCGAGCGGCGCGGTGTGGTGGCCACCTGCAACTACGAAGCGCGCAAGTTCGGCATCCACTCCGCGATGCCCATGTCGCAGGCCGTCAAGCGTTGTCCGGACTTGCTGATCGTGCCGCCGTCCATGGACAAGTACCGCCAGGTCGCGCGCCAGATCTTCGCCATCTATCACAGCTACACGCCACTGGTTGAGCCGCTCTCGCTGGACGAGGCCTACCTCGACGTGAGCGACAGCCCGATGCTTGCCGGCAGTGGCACGCGCATCGCAGAGGACATCCGCCGCCGCGTGCGTGAAGAGATTGGTATCACGGTGTCAGCCGGGGTGGCTCCCAACAAGTTCATCGCCAAGATCGCGAGTGATTGGAAGAAGCCCGACGGCCTGTTCGTGGTGCGGCCGGAACAGGTGGATGCCTTTGTAGCCGAACTGCCTGTGGAGCGTCTGTTTGGCGTGGGCAAGGTGACGGCCGCCAAGCTGCGCCGGCTGGGCGCTGAAACGTGTGGGGATCTGCGCAGTTGGGGCACCGACCGGTTGCAACAGCATTTCGGCGTGTTTGGTTTTCGGCTGCATGACCTCTGCCGCGGCATCGATCACCGGCAGGTGCAACCCTCGCAGATCCGCAAGTCCGTCAGCGTGGAAGAAACGTACGCCACGGACCTGCGCACGCTCGATGATTGCCAGCGTGAGCTGATCATCCTCGTCGAGCAGCTTGCCGCGCGCGTTGAGCGAGCCCGCGCTGCCGGCATGATCCACAAGACCTACGTCAAGCTGCGCTTTGCGGATTTTCGCGGGACCACGGTCGAGTGCATCCACCCGAAAGTGTCGTTGCCGGTGTTCGCGAAGTTGCTGACGCAGGGCTTCGAGCGGCGGCAGATTCCCGTGCGGCTGCTGGGGGTGGGCGTGCGCTTGTATGAGTCCGATGCACACGCGCGTCAACAGACGCTATTCACAGAAGACGCCGACACGGTTGAGTGAGCCTCAATTGTCGTGAGTTGTTGTGACGCACGTCAGTCGGGTACGAATTGTCCTATTTTCTTGTCTGCATCACCGCGATGTGAAGGGGCGGACGTCGCCAGCGGGTAAAATGCCCGCTTTTTGCAAAAATCCGCCGCCGCGCGCCACACGTGCGCGACAGTGCATCCGTACCCACGGAGGCACGCAGACAGGAGACGCAGTCAATGAGTTTGTTCCGTACCAAAAACGTGGATCACATGATCCGCACGGGCCACAGCAATACCGGCCTGAAGAAAGTCCTCGGGCCCCTGGACCTGACCTTCCTGGGCGTCGGCGCCATCATCGGCACCGGCATCTTCGTGCTCACGGGCACAGGCGCACTGACCGCTGGTCCCGCACTCACGTTGTCGTTCATCGTTGCGGCGCTGGCTTGCGGGTTTGCCGCGCTGTGCTACGCCGAGTTCGCCTCGACCATCCCTGTATCTGGCTCGATCTACACGTACGCTTACGCAACGATGGGCGAGCTGGTTGCCTGGATCATCGGCTGGGATCTGATGCTCGAATATGGGCTAGCGACTTCCGCCGTGTCGGTCGGCTGGTCCGGCTACTTCCAATCGCTGTTGTCGGGCTTCGGCTTGCATTTGCCGGTGGCGCTGACGGCGGCACCGGGCGCAATCCCGGGGGTGCAGACGCTGTTCAACCTGCCTGCGCTCGTGATCATGCTGCTTGTCACCACAGTGCTGTCGTTTGGCGTGCGTGAATCGGCGCGTGCCAACAACGTCATGGTGGTGATCAAGGTGACGGTGGTGCTGCTGTTCATCTTCGTGGGCGTGCGCCACGTGCAGCCGGCCAACTGGCAACCGTTCATGCCGTTCGGCATGGAGGGCGTGTTCGGTGCTGCAGCCATCGTGTTTTTTGCCTTCATCGGCTTCGACGCAGTGACCTCTGCGGCGGAAGAGGTGCGCAACCCCAAGCGCGACCTGCCGATCGGCATCATCGGCTCACTGGCGGTCTGCACGATCCTCTACGTGGTGGTGGCCGCCATCATGACCGGTATCGTGCCGTTCACGAAGTTTGCAGGCGTTGACCACCCGGTGTCGCTGGCGCTGCAGATGGCCGGTGAAAGCTGGGTCGCGGGCTTTGTTGACCTGGGCGCCATCATCGGCATGACCACGGTGATCCTGGTGATGGCTTACGGCCAGACCCGCATCATCTTCGCCATGTCGCGTGACGGTCTGCTGCCCAAGCGCCTGTCGCACATCCACCCGCGCTACGCAACGCCGTTCCTGAATACGTGGGTGGTCGGCATCGTGTTCGCGGTGATCGCCGCATTCGTGCCGCTGAACGTGCTGGCCGAGCTGATCAACATCGGCACGCTGGCAGCGTTCTCGCTCATCGCGGTTGCCGTGCTGGTGCTGCGCCGTACGCGTCCGGACCTGCATCGCGGCTTCCGCTGCCCAGGCGTGCCGGTGGTACCGCTGCTGGCCATCGGCATGTGCCTGTTCCTGATGAGTCATCTGCAGGCCGTTACCTGGATCGCCTTTGTGGTTTGGGTGGTGATCGGCCTGCTGGTGTACTTCGGCTATGCACGCCGCCGCTCGCTGCTGCACACGCCGCAGCAAGGCGCCGCTCCGGCCTCGGAAACGGCACGCTGATCGCCTGGTCGCTCAGCGGCATAGCGGCGAGGAAACCGCTTGCAGGATTTCCGCGTCGCGTAGCCGCTCGATCAAGGCGACCACACTCACATCGGTCGGGTGCGCATTGGCGGGCAGGGGAATGTCGCCCTGCCATTGCGTGCTCGCGCCAGTCAATCGGATTGGCCCGATCCATTCCCTTACGACATGGTCGTGGCGTAGTTCCACGCCGCCGTTCTCACCGCCACTTGGGTGGCTCACCAGGTTGTTTTGCGTCAGTGCAATCCACGCGACAGTTGGGTGGGAGTCGTTGGCTGCGCTCGGCCGCAACGTGAAGCGCGCGCGGGTTTGCAGTGCCGCACGCGGCGTGTTCGTTGCAGTGGCATCGAGTGCAATATCCGCCGTGGCAGGCTGTGCGTTGCGTGCCGCAATGGCGCGAGAGAAGTCGGCGCGATCTGCCCAACGGCGCAACTCGCGGCCAGAGACGAAGACCTCTGGCGTGTAGATTGTTGGCGCGCGCGTGGCATCGCCCAGCGCACGTTGCCGCTCAGAGAAGGCCGCGCGGCCGAAGCTGTCTTTCCAGCCGAGACCGTCCCAGTAGTCCACATGCAGCGCAAGGGGAATCCAATGCTGCGTATCGGCCGGTGTGCGGCTCAGCCAGCGGTCAGCCGGCGGGCAACTATTACAACCCTCGGATGTATAGAGTTCAACAACCGCAACCGTGTGCGGTGGGCTCTGAACGTGCAGCGCGGCGCAATCCGCGGCTGGCGCTGGGCGCGCGGCGCTTGTCAGTACTAGCAATGTCAGTGTTGCGCTGACACGAAAGTGTCGCAAACAGTGTGGTTGGATGCGCATGATGGTTTCCTGGCCTGCATGTCGGCACGGGCTTTGCATGTGGCTCCCGCTTTGCTTAGTCGGGTGGCGCTCGCGGTCCTGACAAAAAAGCATAACTATGGCGATGGGTGTGCGAGCCCTGATGCAGCCTGGGATGGCGAGCTAGCGCCCTTGTTTGGGTTCGCTGGCTTTGGCGATGTGGTTCGCACGCGCAGCGCAAGCTGTGGTTAAAATGAATCTCGCGGTCAGACACATTGTTTGACGGAATCGTGCCGGCCCCCCCGCACGGTTTCCACGCAACGGCGTGTGCGTTGTTGTCCATTGCAATCGGAGGGCTTTGACGATGGAAATCAAGTTCGAAAAGAAAGAGGCGTACGACATCAACAACGAAGGCCTGCTGTTCGACGCATTGGTCGACGGCGAAAAGGTGACTTGCGTGGCAACGCGCGAGGCCCTGTGGGAAGGCCTGGAAGGTGATCAGGTGTTGTCGCTTCAAGCGGCCTTTGAGGCCGGCCAGGATCGGATCCAGGATGCCGCGCGCGTGCTCATCGCAGATGGCGTGCAGCGATCTCAAGGGTTGACTGATTTACCGCAACCGGTTGTGGTCAAGCGCGTGCACGTCGCCGTGGCTTGAGCGTGGTCGATTGCCTCCGCAGGCATCGGCGCGTCCGATATGCCCGCATGGTGGACACACGTCCACCGTTCTGAAAAAGCCGGTCCGCGTGACCGGCTTTTTCATTGCCGATGTTCCAGTGTTTCCCGACTTGACAGAGCCGTCATCTGATTAGATGATTAACATGTTAATTATATGGGCAGCGTTGACGCTGACCCGAAGCCAAGGAGACAGGGATGCGGCGAGGCAGAGTGGCATTGCCGGATGGTCGGGCGAGCGAAATCGCCTGGGCAACGGCACCTGGAGATGCTGAAGCGGGCGCCGCGCAGCACTGGCTGCCACCGGTTGGCGGCACGGTTGTCGGCGCGTTGCTGAACTACCGTGGCGAACTGGCGGCGTTGGGTGATGCACTCTCCGCGCCGCCATATCAGGCGCCACCCAAAGCCCCCATCCTGTATCTCAAGCCGGCCAACACGCACGTTGGGCACAGTCGTGATGTGGTTCTGCCGGCCGATGTTGACGCGGTCTGGGCAGGCGCCTGCCTGGGCGTGGCGATTGGCCACACCGCCACACGTGTGAGCGCCGCGCAGGCCCACGCATTCATTGCCGGCTACACCATCGTCAACGACCTGACGGTGCCGCATGCCAGCTACTACCGCCCGGCAATCCGTCACAAGTGTCGTGATGGTTTCTGCCCGATCGGCCCGTGGGTGGTTGATCGAAACGATGTGCCCAATGCGGACGCACTGGATATCACCGTGCGCATCAACGGCGAGATCAGGCAACGCGCTTCTACCGCAACGCTGGTGCGTCCGATCGCGCAACTGCTGGCGGACGTGACGGCCTTCATGACGCTCGATGCCGGTGACGTGCTGCTTGTCGGCATGCCCGAGAACCCGCCGCTGGCCCGTGCCGGCGACCGCATCGATATCGACATTGCCCACATTGGCACACTGACGACGCGGCTGGTTAGGCGCGCGCGGGAGGCCTCGCAATGAAGCGCGCACGCATTGCCTATGATGGGGCGATCCATGAGGCCACCGCCGTACCTGGCGACGACACTCGCTTGCAGCTTGCCGATGGCAGCGTGCTGCATGAAAACGAAGTGATCTGGTTGCCACCGGTTGAGCCGCGCACGATCTTCGCGCTGGGCTTGAACTATGCCGACCATGCCAAGGAACTCGCCTTCAAGGCACCGGAGGAGCCGCTCGCCTTCCTGAAAGGGCCGAACACGCTGATCGGCCACCGCGCCCACACCGTGCGCCCGGCGGGTGTGGCCTTCATGCACTACGAGTGCGAACTGGTGGTGGTGATCGGCAAGACTGCGCGCAATGTGCCGCGGGAACGTGCCTATGAGGTTGTCGCTGGTTACACGGTGGCCAACGACTACGCCATCCGCGATTACCTCGAAAACTACTATCGCCCGAATCTGCGCGTGAAGAGCCGCGACACCTGCACGCCCATTGGCCCGTGGCTGGTGGATCGCGATGACGTGCCCGATCCGATGAACCTCGCCCTGCGCACCACCGTCAACGGCCGTGTCACGCAGGAAGGCAGCACGCGCGACATGATCTTCGACATCCCGGCGCTGATCGCATGGTTCTCCAGCTTCATGACGCTGAGCGCTGGCGACATGATCCTGACCGGCACGCCCGAGGGTTTGGCCGATACGCAACCCGGCGACGAGGTCGTCACCGAAATCGAAGGCATCGGTCGATTGGTCAGCACCATCGCCGCAGAACAACCGAGCAAGGAGCCCGCATGAACACGCGCCTACATGCCGTCAGCATGGACCCCGTCAAACACTGGATCGACGGCCGCCAGGTCGACAGCGCCGAGCGTTTCATTACCACCAACCCGGCCACGGGTGAGGCGATTGCCGAGGTGGCTTCAGGCGGCGAGGCGGAGATCAACGCGGCGGTGGCCGCAGCCAAGGCCGCATTCCCCGCCTGGGCCAATACCCCGGCCAAACAACGCGCCAAGCTGATGCGCCGCCTGGGCGAGCTGATTGAGCAGAACGTGCCGCACCTGGCTGCGCTGGAGACGATGGATACCGGCTTGCCCATCGCCCAGACAAGCAAACAACTCATTCCACGCGCATCGGAAAACTTCCACTTCTTTGCCGAGGTGTGCACGCAGATCAACGGCCGCACGTATCCGGTCGACGATCAGATGCTGAACTACACGCTGTATCAGCCGGTGGGTGTGTGTGCGCTGATCTCGCCGTGGAACGTGCCGTTCATGACGGCCACGTGGAAGGTCGCGCCGTGCCTGGCATTGGGCAACACGGCGGTGCTGAAGATGTCGGAGCTGTCACCGTTGACGGCGGATCAACTGGGCCGTCTGGCGCTGGAAGCCGGCATTCCACCGGGTGTGCTGAATGTCGTGCAAGGCTACGGCGCAACCGCTGGTGATGCATTGGTGCGGCATCCGGATGTACGCGTGGTGTCCTTCACGGGCGGCACCGCCACCGGCAAGCGGATCATGGAGCGCGCCGGCCTGAAGAAATTCTCGATGGAACTGGGCGGCAAATCGCCCGTGCTGATCTTTGACGACGCGGATCTGGATCGCGCGCTGGACGCATCGCTCTTCACCATCTTCTCGATCAACGGCGAGCGTTGCACGGCGGGCTCGCGCATCTTCTTGCAGGAGAGCGTGTACGACGACTTCGTGCGCAAGTTTGCTGAGCGGGCCAAGCGCCTTGTGGTGGGCGATCCGGCGGATGAGAAGACCAACGTCGGCTCGATGATCACGCGCGCGCACTGGGAGAAGGTCACGGGTTACATCCGCCTGGGCGAGCAGGAGGGCGCCAGGATTCTGGCCGGCGGCCCAGACAAGCCTGCAGGCCTGCCTGACCACTTGAAGAACGGCAACTTTGTCGCGCCTACGGTGCTGGCCAACGTCGATAACCGCATGCGCGTGGCCCAGGAAGAGATTTTCGGCCCCGTGGCGTGCCTGATCCCGTTCAAGGACGAGGCGGACGGCCTGAAGCTCGCTAACGACGTGGAATATGGTCTGGCCTCGTATATCTGGACGCAGGACGTGGGCAAGGTGCATCGCCTGGCGCGCGGTATTGAGGCGGGCATGGTGTTCGTCAACAGCCAGAACGTACGCGACCTGCGTCAACCATTTGGCGGGGTGAAGGCATCCGGCACGGGGCGCGAAGGCGGCGAGTACAGCCTGGAAGTGTTTGCCGAAATCAAGAACGTCTGCATCTCGATGGGCAGCCACCATATCCCCCGATGGGGCGTGTAAGGTCGCTCGGTCGCCAACTCACACAATCAAACAAGGGCGGAAGGAGACACCATGGGCAAGCTGGCCTTGGCCGCGAAGATTACCCACGTACCGTCGATGTATCTGTCGGAGCTACCCGGCAAGCATCATGGCTGCCGGGCAGCGGCCATCGAGGGGCACCGCATCATCGGGCAGCGTTGCCGGGATCTGGGCGTGGACACCATCGTCGTGTCCGACGTGCACTGGCTGGTCAATGCTGGCTATCACGTCAACTGCAATGCGCGCTTCGACGGCATCTACACGAGCAACGAGCTGCCGCATTTCATCAAGGACATGCGGTATGCGTATCCGGGTAACCCGGCGCTCGGCCGCCTGATTGCCGAGACGGCAACGGCGCGCGGCGTCTTCACGCGTGCACATGAGATCGACAGCCTGGAACTCGAGTACGGCACGCTGGTGCCGATGCGCTACATGAACGGCGACCAGCACTTCAAGGTCGTGTCGATTGCCGGCTGGTGCGCGTGGCACAAACTGGACGAGAGCCGCCGCTTTGGCGCCGCGCTGCTCGAAGCCATCGAGGCGAGTGACAGCACCGTCGCGTTCCTGGCCAGCGGATCGCTCTCGCACCGCTTCAACGATAACGGCAGCCCCGAAGAGTCCATCCACCAGATCAGCCGCGAGTTCTTCAAACAGGTCGACCTGCGTGTGGTGGATCTGTGGAAGCAGGGCGACTGGAAGACCTTCTGCGCGATGCTGCCCGAGTACGCATCGTTGTGTGAAGGCGAGGGCGGCATGCACGACACGGCCATGCTGCTCGGCCTGCTCGGCTGGGATGCCTACGACAAGGGCATCGAAGTCATC
Proteins encoded in this window:
- a CDS encoding carboxymuconolactone decarboxylase family protein, yielding MLNWVEYRKELLGRIGEIGKITPDTVKGYQTLSGAKTGSLDAKTRELIALAVAVTTRCDGCITVHTAEALKHGATHEEIADALSVAISLNAGAALVYSARVMDAVQAYEKV
- a CDS encoding aldose epimerase — encoded protein: MFDLPTARFQDRTLVRIGDVDGPSAKGSMLLLAPEAGGRLVRWRHLGEEILFWPEHADWSNPAKVRGGNPLLFPFIGRHFVDGEIGQWRDARGQRHALPQHGFARDLPFEVEDASDTHIVMLLRDGPQTREGYPFALEFRITYRLLIDGLEATFSVKHLDKGDIQAPMPFYAGHHFYFALPHALRSAAELSMPPSRLSRQLADGSLDMQEPGQTTYHLDDPALQDRYHLLDAAGAATLIIPPHADAPLGRRIHIEVDGAPALWHAITSWTENATSDFYCVEPWMGLPNAIHHGEGLHLLAPGETRQATCRLRITR
- the dinB gene encoding DNA polymerase IV; this translates as MRKIIHCDCDCFYAAIEMRDDPRLVGEPLAVGGRPERRGVVATCNYEARKFGIHSAMPMSQAVKRCPDLLIVPPSMDKYRQVARQIFAIYHSYTPLVEPLSLDEAYLDVSDSPMLAGSGTRIAEDIRRRVREEIGITVSAGVAPNKFIAKIASDWKKPDGLFVVRPEQVDAFVAELPVERLFGVGKVTAAKLRRLGAETCGDLRSWGTDRLQQHFGVFGFRLHDLCRGIDHRQVQPSQIRKSVSVEETYATDLRTLDDCQRELIILVEQLAARVERARAAGMIHKTYVKLRFADFRGTTVECIHPKVSLPVFAKLLTQGFERRQIPVRLLGVGVRLYESDAHARQQTLFTEDADTVE
- a CDS encoding amino acid permease — encoded protein: MSLFRTKNVDHMIRTGHSNTGLKKVLGPLDLTFLGVGAIIGTGIFVLTGTGALTAGPALTLSFIVAALACGFAALCYAEFASTIPVSGSIYTYAYATMGELVAWIIGWDLMLEYGLATSAVSVGWSGYFQSLLSGFGLHLPVALTAAPGAIPGVQTLFNLPALVIMLLVTTVLSFGVRESARANNVMVVIKVTVVLLFIFVGVRHVQPANWQPFMPFGMEGVFGAAAIVFFAFIGFDAVTSAAEEVRNPKRDLPIGIIGSLAVCTILYVVVAAIMTGIVPFTKFAGVDHPVSLALQMAGESWVAGFVDLGAIIGMTTVILVMAYGQTRIIFAMSRDGLLPKRLSHIHPRYATPFLNTWVVGIVFAVIAAFVPLNVLAELINIGTLAAFSLIAVAVLVLRRTRPDLHRGFRCPGVPVVPLLAIGMCLFLMSHLQAVTWIAFVVWVVIGLLVYFGYARRRSLLHTPQQGAAPASETAR
- a CDS encoding DUF1223 domain-containing protein, with translation MRIQPHCLRHFRVSATLTLLVLTSAARPAPAADCAALHVQSPPHTVAVVELYTSEGCNSCPPADRWLSRTPADTQHWIPLALHVDYWDGLGWKDSFGRAAFSERQRALGDATRAPTIYTPEVFVSGRELRRWADRADFSRAIAARNAQPATADIALDATATNTPRAALQTRARFTLRPSAANDSHPTVAWIALTQNNLVSHPSGGENGGVELRHDHVVREWIGPIRLTGASTQWQGDIPLPANAHPTDVSVVALIERLRDAEILQAVSSPLCR
- a CDS encoding DUF1488 domain-containing protein — its product is MEIKFEKKEAYDINNEGLLFDALVDGEKVTCVATREALWEGLEGDQVLSLQAAFEAGQDRIQDAARVLIADGVQRSQGLTDLPQPVVVKRVHVAVA
- a CDS encoding fumarylacetoacetate hydrolase family protein, encoding MRRGRVALPDGRASEIAWATAPGDAEAGAAQHWLPPVGGTVVGALLNYRGELAALGDALSAPPYQAPPKAPILYLKPANTHVGHSRDVVLPADVDAVWAGACLGVAIGHTATRVSAAQAHAFIAGYTIVNDLTVPHASYYRPAIRHKCRDGFCPIGPWVVDRNDVPNADALDITVRINGEIRQRASTATLVRPIAQLLADVTAFMTLDAGDVLLVGMPENPPLARAGDRIDIDIAHIGTLTTRLVRRAREASQ
- a CDS encoding fumarylacetoacetate hydrolase family protein; translated protein: MKRARIAYDGAIHEATAVPGDDTRLQLADGSVLHENEVIWLPPVEPRTIFALGLNYADHAKELAFKAPEEPLAFLKGPNTLIGHRAHTVRPAGVAFMHYECELVVVIGKTARNVPRERAYEVVAGYTVANDYAIRDYLENYYRPNLRVKSRDTCTPIGPWLVDRDDVPDPMNLALRTTVNGRVTQEGSTRDMIFDIPALIAWFSSFMTLSAGDMILTGTPEGLADTQPGDEVVTEIEGIGRLVSTIAAEQPSKEPA
- the hpaE gene encoding 5-carboxymethyl-2-hydroxymuconate semialdehyde dehydrogenase, with the protein product MDPVKHWIDGRQVDSAERFITTNPATGEAIAEVASGGEAEINAAVAAAKAAFPAWANTPAKQRAKLMRRLGELIEQNVPHLAALETMDTGLPIAQTSKQLIPRASENFHFFAEVCTQINGRTYPVDDQMLNYTLYQPVGVCALISPWNVPFMTATWKVAPCLALGNTAVLKMSELSPLTADQLGRLALEAGIPPGVLNVVQGYGATAGDALVRHPDVRVVSFTGGTATGKRIMERAGLKKFSMELGGKSPVLIFDDADLDRALDASLFTIFSINGERCTAGSRIFLQESVYDDFVRKFAERAKRLVVGDPADEKTNVGSMITRAHWEKVTGYIRLGEQEGARILAGGPDKPAGLPDHLKNGNFVAPTVLANVDNRMRVAQEEIFGPVACLIPFKDEADGLKLANDVEYGLASYIWTQDVGKVHRLARGIEAGMVFVNSQNVRDLRQPFGGVKASGTGREGGEYSLEVFAEIKNVCISMGSHHIPRWGV
- the hpaD gene encoding 3,4-dihydroxyphenylacetate 2,3-dioxygenase codes for the protein MGKLALAAKITHVPSMYLSELPGKHHGCRAAAIEGHRIIGQRCRDLGVDTIVVSDVHWLVNAGYHVNCNARFDGIYTSNELPHFIKDMRYAYPGNPALGRLIAETATARGVFTRAHEIDSLELEYGTLVPMRYMNGDQHFKVVSIAGWCAWHKLDESRRFGAALLEAIEASDSTVAFLASGSLSHRFNDNGSPEESIHQISREFFKQVDLRVVDLWKQGDWKTFCAMLPEYASLCEGEGGMHDTAMLLGLLGWDAYDKGIEVITDYFPSSGTGQINAIFPLPEREQTGA